Part of the Acidimicrobiales bacterium genome is shown below.
TGCACGTCCATTGCCAGGACGCGAACCTCAGGGGGAACATGGATCAACACGGCCGGCTCCTTCCGTATGTGGCTCGGTCCGCCTCATGGTGGGCAATCCACGCAAGATGCGGAACGGGCCGGCCGTTCCATACTCACTGACCCGCGTCGACCGGCCGGGGGTGCGGACATGGGCGGCGCTCGGAGAGGTGCGAGAGGGCGGAACCGGGCTCACTCCAGGCGCCCGGGCGCTGATCCGCACAGGAGCCGGCGGCGGTCCGGGCACGGGCGCCAGCGGCGTTCGCCGGACCGACGGGATGGGCGGCCTACGGAGGAACGGCGAGGTCGTTCTCGGACTGAGCGGGTTGCTCCCCGGGCGGCGCTGCCGGCCCACGGTGGCTTGCGCACCGCCGGCCCGACTGTTGCGGAAGATTGCCGGTCGTCGACCGACCATGAAGAAGATCGAGTCTTCCCTGCAGGTGAGCCACGCCCCGTGCGATCGGGCGACTTCGCCGACACCGCCTTCGGGGCGGCGCTGCGCACGGGCGGGCCGCACGGGTAGGTGGCGTACTTGCCGCGCCCCGTTCCCCGCGAGGTCCCGATCGGCCCCGCGAATCGGATGGGCTCGCCCGGGGCGACCATCGACGAGGCGAGGCCAGTGCCGCCACCTCCCGGCGACGTGGGTGAGCTGCTCAGCGATCTCGAGCGCTTCGTCCACGGAGCCGAGATTGCCACCGCTGATGCAGGCCGCCCTCGTCCACTACCAGTTCGAGACGATCCGTCTGTTCCTCGACGGCTCACCAACCTTGGCGAGCAGTACCGCCAGAAGGTCCGGACCGCGACCGCGGATCGGCCAACCAACTCGTCGATCTGGCGTTCGAGCACCCGGTGTCAACGCTCGACTCGTCCAGGCCCGCCTCGATGTCATCCGGCCCGCCGCCCTGACGGTGCTACGCCAGCTGAGCAGGCTCGGCATCCTCAGCGAGGTCGGGGGCGGCCCGCGAGGCCAGCTGCCGTGGCAGGCGCACGACGTGCTGGCAGCGCTGGTCGACGATCAGCCCGCGGTCCCGGTGCCGGGCGCTGGGCGCCGGCCCTGAGCGCTGCGTCGGCCTCTGCGACGTGGCCTCGAACGTCGTGGTCGGGGTCGGCGCGCCCGTCGAGGCCTCGGGCGCGATCACCCGGTCGGGGCGAAGGTTGACGATCGACGCGATCCGGTGCACGATCCGGTCGACCAGTGGGCGGGAGGCCGACCATGGAACGGATGGTCACGCACGTCCTGCGGGATGCCGACGGGGACATCACCCATCTGTGCCAGCCGGGAGCGCCGTGGACGCCCCGGAGCCGGGCCGATGCCATCGACGACATCCGCTCCGGCGTGCATCGGTACGTGGTGCGTGGTGCCGGCGGGCGGCGGGTGCCGATCCACGTCGTCGACGACCATGGCGGGTACCTGCGGTCGGGTGCCGACGCCGAGACGGCCAACAACCTCGACGACCTTCCGCTTCTGTTCCCCGGGGAGCCGCCGGCGTCCTGCCCGATCGGTTGGCAGCCCAGCGTCCAGACTCCGGTTTTCTACGGCGTGCGGGACCTTGGCCCGGCCGAGGGGGCACCCGGCCCGATGCGGGTGTTCTTCCCGAGCCTGGACGGAGCGGTGCACAGTGCGCCGGTCCTCGAGGGCTGCGGGCGTTACCCGCTGGCGTTGTTGGCGCACGGCAACTGCGCCGAGGTCGAGCACTACCGCGACTGGTTCGAATTGCCCGCGCAGCTGGCCCGGTCGGGCTGCGTGGTGGCGGTGCCGGAGCTGCCGCACATCGCTGCGGGCGTCGGCCCGTTCACCGAGGACCACCCCGACCGGCTGCTGCTCGGCGAGGTCATGGACTGGATGCACGGCGGATGGCAGCACGCCGACGTGTTGCGTGCACCCGCCCACACCGGGGTGATCGGCCATTCGTGGGGTGCGCTGCTGGCCGGCGCGTTCGCCGCCGACCGCAACCTGGCGGCGTACGTGTCCCTGAGTGGGGTGTGGAGCGAGTGGCCTTCGAGCCCGCCCAGCCCCCTTCCATCGCTCGACATGCCCAAGCTGTTCACCTGGGGTACGGGGTTCGGCGACGTGTTCTCGACGATCGGTGATGCCACCTGGGACTCGCTGCCGGGGACGAAGCACCGCGCCGTGTTCCCCGACGCCGGCCACTGGGACGTCTTGCCGCCGAGCCGGACGACCTGCGAGAACCAGCGGGGCGACTGCGACCTGGTCTGGGTCCTCGCCATGGACCTGGTGGCGGCGTTCATCGGTCGCTACCTGCCCCCCGAGTCGTGGGTCGGGTACACCTCCACGATCCCCCGAGCGCTCGCGCCCGTGGTCCTGACGCCCACGGACGAGCAGGCGTTCTTCGTGGGCGGCCACCTGACGGGCTTCGGGAGGCTGGAGGGGTCTGCCGGCTGCAGCGTGGAGCTCGGCTGGACGACCCCGACGGGCGACGGCGCGCTCGGTCTTCCTTGATCGGACGAGCTGACGCCCACGACGCGCCGCCCGGCACGGACGTCTTCCCCAGACGCGGCTCGCCGCCTACCAGTGCATCGGCGCATTGCCCAGCACCGGTACGCCCCGCTCCGGCGTCCCGCTTCTCACGGAGGGAATGAGTCGATGAGCTTCCGGACCCCTTCCGCCTCACGTCCTGGGGCGACGCCCTGGTAGACGTCGAGGAACACCGAGAGGCTCTTGTGGCCGGACCACCGCTGGCAGACCATCGCATCGACGCCGGACCGGAGCCACCAGGAACACGCCGCGTGCCGCAGGTCATGTCGACGGAGCCGCGAGAGCTTCGGCTGCCGGGGGTCATCAGGCGGAAGGTCGGACCGGGCCGGGAAGAGCTCCGCTCGTGCCGGCTCCCAGACGTCGCGGGAGAACACCGACAGGTCGAACGGGCGTCCGCCGCGGTGGAACACGAGACTTCCGGGCCCCCCTTCGATGGCCTCCCGGTGTTGACGTAGACGAGTGACGAGGAACGGATGGATCGGCACACGGCGGGTGTCGGCGATGTCACGGTCCTTGAGTGGTCCCCACTCCGGGTCCTCGTCTGCGTCGAGCCAGTGGGCGGCGATCCGCCGCCGGCTGCGCCTCACGGTCAGCCACCCGACTCCCTCGTCGGGCAGCTCGACGTCGTCCCAGGTGATCCCGACCGCCTCGCTCGGGCGCAGGCCGCAGAGCGCCATGACGAGCACGTAGCAGCGAACGACTTCACCCCACCGCCCGGCGGTGACGCACCGGTCCGCCAGCTCGACCGCCTGCTCGACGCTGAGGACGATGTCCTCGTCGACGGCCAGGCGCCCGGGGCCTGCGCTCGGCCGTCCGCTCCGGCCCTTCACCTTCCGCGGCGGGCGGACGGCGAGCCAGGGGTTTCGCTCGACGGGGATGTCGGCCCGGGCGACCGCCCAGGCCCAGCACGCCCGGAGCGGCTGCGCGTAGCGGATCATCGTGGTGCGGGAGACCTTCTTCCCGTTGCGCTGGTTGACGGCGAACCTGGCGAGGAACGCCTCGACGTCGGCGGTCGTGACGTCGGCGAACGCTGCCGAGTTCCGTCGGAGCCACTCGAGGCCGGCCGCCTGCCGATCGGTGAGCTCCGCCTCGTCACGTCGGAACGCCGCGCTGCCGAGGAAGTCCTCGACCGCGCACAGGTCCCGACCGCCCAGCTCGGAACCCCGCGCCAGGAACCATCGCCGCCCCCGGTTCAGGGCGGTGGCTGCCAGGATCTTCGTGTTCGGCTCCCACTCAGGGTGCGACCGGTAGAACGCCTCGGTCACCTCGAGCACGGTGGGTGCGCGCCGAGTCGGCTCCGGCGGCACGCGCTCGGTGTCCGCCGGCCGGACGAACTGCTTCGCCGCGAGGTCGAACGGGAGCCCAGCGGCGAAGCCCTCGTCGAGGCGCCGCTTCCATCTCTCGGCCAGGCCGGCCCGGCTGAAGCGCTTGGCATACTCGATGCCGTTGGCCCGGCCCTTGACGTCCCATCGGGGGGCGGTCGTCGTTCGTCGCTCCCCCGTGGCACGGTCCACGGTGGTCAGCTCGGTCGTCGTCCGGCGGACGGCGCAGGTGAACCGGCTCGGCACGAACGGCTCCGGGTAGCTCGCCTTCGGCATCGGCCTCCGCCCTTCCAACGGTGCGGGAACGGGTCGGCTCCTGCCGCCGATGGTATCTGCTGCGGAATCCTTGCGGAATCCGGTGGCCCGCTGACTCGCACGCCCTCGCTCGATGGGGTCGATCCGGGCGCGGTGGCGCGGCTTCGACCGGGCCTGAACGACTTGGGCGAAAGTCCCTTTCAGACTGGGCGTTTATGTGCCGACCCACGGTGACCGCCGGTAGCGTACGATGGTGGTCGGGAGAGGTGCGAGAGCGGCCGAATCGGACTCACTGCTAATGAGTTGACCTGGGAAACCGGGTCCGAGGGTTCAAATCCCTCCCTCTCCGCTCCCTGTCGGTGCATCGGCGGGTGTTCCCCGCTGTCCCGGCTGGTGCCGCGGGTAGAGTGCAGGGTCCAACGGCGCTCGTAGCTCAACGGATAGAGCATCTGACTACGGATCAGAAGGTTGGGGGTTCGAATCCCTCCGAGCGCGCTGTCACCCGTCGAACACTGAGCTGGTCGCGACCCGGTGGTTGTGGTTGGCAGCTCGGCGCGGCAGCAACACGACGGGTTGGGCGCCTTCGAGCGTCGATTCGGCGGGCGCGGCGTCGTTGGACTCGTGGCGCGGTCGCACTCCCCCGAGGCCGGAGAGGACGCCCTCCAGCGCAGGGCGCGCGCGCGTCAGCCGCTTCGCTTGGATGAGCGCGTCCCAGACCCGCTCGAACTTCTTCCACCCGGCCGCGTAGGCGACGTGCCGCCCTCGACCGATCCACGTGCCGTGGGTGGCGGCGCCGCGTGCGATGTTCCGCCACCTGTAGAAGTCGCGGTAGGCGCGCCCGTAGCCGTCCTCGAGCTGTCCGGGCGTCATCCGAGCGGGGCGGAACACGGCGTGGCGCGTGTCGTACCGGTCCCAGTCGCGGTGGAGGAGGCGGCCCTGTGACTCCATGCGCTGGAACGTGCCGGTGCCGGGGTACGGCGTGAGGATGTGGAAGGTGGCGGTCTCGACGCCGTGGTCGACCGCCCACTCGACCGTGCGGTCGAACACGGTCGGGTCGTCGTCGTCCATGCCGAACACGAAGCTCGCGTTCACCATGACGCCGAGGTCGTGGAGTCGACGGATCGCCGCGCCGTAGTCGCGGTCCAGGTTCTGTCGCTTGTCGTGCTCGATGAGGTTCGCGGCACTGATCGTCTCGAATCCCACGAACAGACTGCGAAGCCCGCTTTCGACAGCACGCTCGAGCAATCGGGGGTGGAGCACCGACTTGACGGTGCCGGCGGCCTGCCACAACCGCCCCATGCCGGTCATGGCTGCGAACAGTTCGCGGCCGAAGCGCGGGTTGCCGAAGAGGTGATCGTCGAGGAAGTAGAGGTGCCGGCCCGGGAGGCGCTCGATCTCGGCGAGGGCGTCGTCGACGGTCTGGGTGTAGAAGGAGCGGCCGCCTTCGAAGAAGGCATCCTTGTAGCAGAAGTCGCACGAGTGAGGGCAGCCCCGCGACACGACGATCGAGTTCGGTACGAGGTAGAGGTGGCGCTTGATCAGGTCGCGACGGACGCGAGGGAGCCCATGCAAGGTGCGGACGCTCGACTGGTAGCGCGGGGCGGGTCGACCGGCCGTGAGGTCGGCAAGGAACTGCGGCCACGTGTCCTCACCGGGGCCCAGGAACACCGTGTCGGCGTGCCGCCCGGCCTCGGCCGGCACCGATGTCGGGTGCAACCCACCGATCGCGACGTGGGCACCCCGACGTCGGTAGTGATCGGCGATCTCGTAGGAGCGCCGCGCAGACGTGATGTACGCCTGGATCACCACGAGGTCAGGCTCGTCGTCGAGGTCGATGCGCTCCACGTGCTCGTCCTCGATGGTCACCTGGACGCCGTCACCGAGGTAGCCGGCCAACGTCGCCAGCCCGAGCGGCGGGAACAGGGAGTACTTGATCGGCCGGAACAACGGGCTCGTCGCCTCGGTGAGGGCCGGCAGGACCATCTTGACTCGCATGGTCGAATGATCGCGGAGGTTGGGCGGTCGGTCAAGGCGGTTGCCCAATGCAGATGCCCGGAGACCGGCGGGCAAGTGGGTACGCTGCACGCCGTGGCCAAGGCCGGACCTCGCAGTCAGCCACCGGGAGAGGACCTCCGCGGCCGACTGATTGATGCAGCGGTGCGCGTCCTCGCTCGCGACGGGTTCGCTCACGCCAGCGCTCGAGCCATCGCCCAAGAGGCCGGCACCGTCAACGGGTCGATCTTCTACTACTTCGGCTCGATGGACGGGCTTCTCGCCGCCACCGCCAGGGCGCTGGCCGAGCGCGGGGTGGCCAGGATCGGCGATGGGCTCGGTGGCGACCGGGCGCATCTCGAGTGGCCGGCGCGCCTGAGTGCGGTGATGCGTGCAGAAGCCGAAGGCGAGGACGGACAAGCGGTGATGGAGCTGTTCGTGGGCGCCCGCACCTCACCGGCCCTTGCCGCCGAGGTCCGAGCAGCCATCGACCAGGCGATCGACTACGCCATCGCCGAGATGCAACGGGTGCTCGGCGGTTCGCCGATCACGCACCTGATCCCGGTCGACCTCATCGCCGAGCTGGCTGCCGCCGCCTTCCTCGGGATCGAGGTCCTGGCGCAGAACGGCAGAGAGATCGACCTCGACCGCCTGGCGACGACGCTCGCCGCCGGCGTGCAGTTGGTCACGGGCTCTGCGAGCCGCCCGTAGCAACCCGAATTGGACGAGCGGTCGTCGTTGCGATCGTCCATCATCGAGGGCCCACGGTCAGGCGGTCCCGATGCTCCTCACCCTCTCCACCACCCACGAACCGGCGAGCGACCTCGGGTTCCTGCTGCACAAGAACCCCGGGCGGGTACACGCCGTCGAGATGCCGTTCGGGACGGCGACCGTCGTCTACCCGGAGGCCACCGCGCAGCGCTGTACGGCGGCGCTGCTCGTCGACGTGGACCCGGTGGATCTCGTTCGCAGCCGCAAAGGCCCGAAGGGCAACGAGCCCTCTCTCGCCCATTACGTGAACGACCGCCCGTACGCGGCGTCGTCGTTCCTCTCGGTGGCGATGAACAAGGTGTTCGGCACCGCGCTGAGCGGTCGGAGCAAGGAGCGTCCTGAGCTCGCCGAGGCGGCTCTCCCGTTCACGCTGCACATGCCGGTCGTTCCCTGCCGGGGCGGAGAGTCGGTCCTCCGCCGCCTGTTCGAGCCGCTGGGCTACACGATCGAGGCACGCTCGATCCCGCTCGACGTGACGTTCCCCGAGTGGGGGGACAGCCACTACCTCGACGTCACGCTCGCCACCACCAGCCGCCTGCGCGACGTGCTCGAGCACGTTTTCGTCCTGCTGCCGGTGCTCGACGATGACAAGCACTACTGGGTCGGGCCGGACGAGGTCGACAAGCTGCTCCGACGCGGCGGCTCGTGGCTCCCGTCGCATCCCGAGCGCGAGCTCGTCGCAGGTCGCTACCTCCGCCACGACCGACGCCTCACCCTCGACGCCCTCCAGCGGCTGCTCGCCGACGAGCCCGTCGACCCGGATGAGCTCCAAGCGACGCACGACACCGAGGAGGAGCAGGTCGAGAAGCCGCTCAGCCTCAACGAGCAGCGGCTGAACGCCGTGATCGACCAGATCAAGGCGGCGCGTGCCCGCCGGGTCGTCGACCTCGGGTGCGGGAGCGGCAAGCTCGTGCAGCGGATCCTGCGGGACACGAACGTCGAGCACGTCCTCGGCGTCGACGTCTCGCACCGCGCCCTCGAGGGTGCCGCCCGGCGACTGCACCTCGACACCATGGCCCCCCGCCAGCGCCAGCGGGTCGAGCTCGTGCAGGGAGCGCTCACCTACCGCGATCGCCGTCTCCAGGGCTACGACGTCGCCACCGTCGTCGAGGTCGTCGAGCACCTCGACCGGCCGCGCCTGGGCGCCTTCGAGCGGGCGCTGTTCGCGCATGCCCAGCCGGCGACGGTCGTCGTGACGACGCCGAACATCGAGTACAACCCGCGGTTCGGGACGCTCCCTGCCGGCTCGCTGCGGCACCGCGACCACCGCTTCGAGTGGACACGCGCCGAACTCGCCGCCTGGGTGGACGACGTCGCCGAACGCTTCGGCTACTCGGTGACGATCAACGGCATCGGCCCCGACGACCCCGAGGTCGGAGCTCCCACCCAGATGGCGGTGTTCAAGCGATGAAGCTCGCCATCCCCGAACGGTCGCTCGTCGCGCTCGTCGGCGTGTCCGGCTCCGGGAAGTCGAGCTTCGCTGCTCGCCACTTCGCTCCGACCGAGGTGCTCTCCTCCGACTTCTGTCGCGGCCTCGTCAGTGACGACGAGAACGACCAGTCCGCGACCGAGGCAGCGTTCGACGTCCTCCACTTCATCGCGGGCAGGCGACTGGGGGCCGGCAGGCTCACCGTCGTCGACGCGACGAACGTCCAGCCCGATTCGCGCCGCTCACTGATCGCGCTGGCCAAGAAGCACCACGTGCTCGCGGTCGCCATCGTGCTCGACGTGCCCGGCGAGGTGTGCGCCGAGCGCAACGCCACGCGCTCCGACCGAGACTTCGGGCCGCACGTGCTGCGCAACCAACGAAGCCAGCTCCGGCGATCCCTGAAGAACCTCCGGCGTGAGGGCTTCCACAAGGTCTTCGTCCTCAACGGCGTCGACGAGATCGAATCCGCCACGATCGTCCGCGAGCCGCTCTGGAACGACCGCCGCAGCGACCACGGGCCCTTCGACATCATCGGCGACGTCCACGGCTGCCACGACGAGCTCGTCGCCCTCCTCGGCGAGCTCGGCTACGAGATCGACCCGGACGGCACCGGCGCGCGACATCCCGCCGGCCGGCGCGCCCTGTTCGTGGGCGACCTCCTCGACCGCGGCCCGGCCACACCGGCGGTGCTCCGGCTCGCCATGGGCATGGTCGAGGCCGGCGACGCACTCTGCATCCCCGGCAACCACGAAGCCAAGCTGCTGCGCGCCCTGCGGGGACGGAACGTCACGAAGTCCCATGGCCTGGCCGAGTCATTGGCTCAGCTCGCCGAGGAACCGCCGGAGTTCTCCAGGCAGGTCGCCGACTTCATCGACGGGCTCGTCAGCCACCTCGTCCTCGACGAGGGGAAGCTGGTCGTCGCCCACGCCGGTCTCCGCGAGGACATGCACGGCCGCGCGTCGGGAGTGGTCCGCTCGTTCGCGCTCTACGGCGACACAACCGGAGAGACCGACGAGTTCGGCCTGCCCGTCCGCTACCCGTGGGCCGAGGACTACCGCGGGAACGCCCTGGTCGTCTACGGGCACACGCCCGTCCCCGAGGCGAGCTGGCTGAATCGCACGATCTGCATCGACACCGGCTGCGTGTTCGGCGGGAGACTGACCGCGCTGCGGTATCCGGAGCGCGAGCTGGTGTCGGTCCCGGCGGCGCGGACGTACTACGAGCCGATCCGCCCGCTGGCGCCCGCCAAGGAGGACCCGACTCGCGAGCCGACGGACCTCGACCTCGACGACGTGGTGGGCAGGCGCATCATCCGGACGCGTCTCAACCACACCGTGACGATTCGGGAGGAGAACGCCGTCGCCGCCCTCGAGGTGATGAGCCGGTTCGCGGCCGATCCCCGCTGGCTCGTGTACCTGCCGCCGACCATGGCGCCGACGGCAACGACCGGGCGGCCGGGGTTGCTCGAGCATCCTGCCGAGGCGTTGGCGTCGTTCCGACGCGACGGCGTCGCCCGTGTCATCTGCGAAGAGAAGCACATGGGCTCCCGGGCCGTGGTCGTCGTCTGCCGCGACAGCCGGGCCGCTGCTCGACGCTTCGACGTCGCCGACAGCGACGCGGCCGGCGCCATCGTCACGCGCACCGGCAGGCCGTTCTTCGGCGAGGCTGACGAGGTCGCGTTCCTCGGCAAGATCCGCGCCGGCATCACGGCCGCCGGCCTGTGGGGCGAGCTCGCCACCGACTGGCTGGTCCTCGACGCCGAGCTGCTCCCGTGGTCGGCCAAGGCCGGAGAGCTGCTGCGCCGCCAGTACGCCTCGGTCGGCGCGGCGGCGGCGAGCACCCTCGGCGCTGAGGTCGCAGTGCTGGAAGCCGCTGCCGCTCGCGGGGCCGACGTGGCCGAGCTGCTGGCTCGGACCCGGGACCGCGGAACGATGGCCGGCAGGTTCGCCGACGCCTACCGCCGGTACTGCTGGCCGGTGCAGTCGATCGAAGACCTCCGACTGGCGCCCTTCCAGGTCCTTGCCGGCGAAGGGAAGGTCCACGCCCTCACCGACCACCTGTGGCACATCGAGACACTCGGTCGCCTCGCCGACATCGACCCCACGACCTTCCGCGCCACCGCGACGGCGACCGTCGATCTCGATGACGAGCTCAGCGAGGCCGCCGCCGTCGCCTGGTGGGAGGAGCTGACCGAGCGCGGCGGCGAGGGCATGGTCGTCAAGCCCGCCGGGGTCGTCCACCGCGGCGCGAAGGGACTGACCCAGCCCGGCATCAAGTGCCGGGGCCCCGAGTACCTCCGCATCATCTACGGGCCGGAGTACACGGCGGAAGCGAACCTCGATCGCCTCCGATCCCGCGGGCTCGGCCGCAAGCGGTCCCTGGCGCTCCGTGAGTTCGCCCTCGGTATCGAGGCGCTCGAACGGTTCGCCACCGGCGAGCCCCTCTACCGCGTCCACGAGTGCGTCTTCGGGGTCCTCGCGCTCGAGAGCGAACCCGTCGACCCGAGGCTCTGACCTGTCGGACCGGCTGGGGCGGCGGACGGCCGAACTCTGTCGGCTCACGCTTCGGAACCGGGGCCGACGGGTGACGCCGCCGCTGTGCCGCCGTCCATCCGGACGTGGACGACCAGACCGGACACCACGCTGAGGGCGGCGACGACCAAGACGGCGGTTCGGAGGTCGAAGGCGTCGGCGACCAGGCCGGCGAGGAGGCCGCCGGCCACGTAGCCGGCGTCGCGCCAAAGACGGTAGACACCCACGGCGGTGGCGCGCCACGTCGGGTGGGCGACGTCGCCGACGGCGGCGATGAGGCAGGGGTACACGAGCGCGGTGCCTGCGCCCACGAGCACGGCGCCCGCCGCCCACGGCGCAAAGCCGGTGGTCGAGGCCATCCAGACGAGCGCCACCCCCTGGAGCAGCATGCCCCAGACGATGAGCGGCTTGCGCCCGGCCCGGTCGGACCACGCGCCGGTGATGAGCTGGCCGACGCACCAGACGCCCGGGTACAGGGCGGCCAGGACGCCGATGGCACCCACGGACAGCCCTTCGGCCGCGAAGAGCAGGGGCAGCACGGCCCAGGCCAGGCCGTCGACGGCGTTGTTGACCAGGCCGGCCTGGCAGACGGCGGCCAGTGAGCGGTCCTCCCAGGACGTGCGGGCGAACACGGCCGAGAAGCGGCCCTCCTCCTGCTCCGCCTCCGGGTGACCGGTCGAGGTGACCGCCTCCTGTGCCGCGAACTGCCGGGTCTCGCGAACGAACACCGCCGACAGGCCGAGGCCGAGGGCGGCGAAGGCGATGCCGAGGAAGAACGGCTCCGGCCGCAACCCGTGGCGGGCGGCCAGCTCGCCGGTGACGAGCGCCGTCAGGGCGACGGCGCCGTAGCCGGCCGCCTCGTTGAGCCCGAGAGCCAGACCCCGGCGGGACGGGCCGACCAGGTCGATCTTCATGATCACCGTGGTGGACCAGGTCATGCCCTGGTTGGCGCCGAGCAGGACGTTGGCGACGATGACCCAACCCCACGACGGGGCCCAGATCAACAGCAGCGGCACGGGCATACCCACCAGCCATCCGGCGACGAGGACGGGCTTGCGCCCCACCCGGTCGGCCAGGGCGCCGGCCACCAGGTTGGTGAGTGCCTTGGTGGCGCCGAAGGCCACGACGAAGGTGGTCGCGGCGCTCACCGCGGTGAGACCGAAGGTCCGCTCGGCCAGCAGCGGCAGGACGGTGCGCTCCTGGCCGATCATGCCGCCGACCAAGGCGTTGACGGCGACCAGCAGGCTGAACTGCGCCGCGTTCTGGCGCAGGCCGAGCCGCACGGGCGGTCCCGGACGGTCCGCCGTGGAGGTCAGCGTCATGGACCGTGGTCGAGGGAGCCGTGGTGCCGTGACCAGTCGCCCGGTCCGCCCGTGAGCACGGTGACGTCACGGCGGCCGGCACCGGCGAGCACGCTGGCCGCCGTCATGGCCCGCTCACCGTGGGCGCACATGACGCCGACGGGCCCGCTCGGCAGCCGCCCGGCGCCCACGCTTCCCAGCTCGACCGACACCGCACCGGGGACGTGACCCGCTTCGTACTCGTGGCGCTGGCGGACGTCCACCACTCGGCCCTCGAAGCGCTCCACCGGGGTGACGGCGATCGCCTCCACCGGGCGCCCCTGCGCCCGCCACGCCTCGATGCCCCCGTCGAGCTCGCCCAGGATGGTCTCGTAGCCGATGTTGCGGGCCTGGCGGACCAGGTCGGCCCGGTCCTGGTCGTCCCCGGCGACGATGGCCACCGGTGCGTCGCCCGGGACCAGCCACCCCAGCCAGCTGGCGAACTGGGGGCGCAGGGCGATCGACAACGAGCCGGGCACGTGGCCGGCGGCGAACTGCCGGGCCGGCCGGACGTCCACCACCCGGGCGCCCCCCGCCTGCAGGAGGGCCACGTGCCGGGGAGCGATGCGGGGCAGGACCGGTTCGGCCGGCCCGTACAGGCGCGGGCCGCCGCGGTTCACCGGGCGCAGCCGGAGGAAGTACGGGGGGTACGTCCCGAGCCCACCGAGGAGCTCCTTCACGAAGGTGTCCTCGTCCGGGGCGGCCAGCAGCGGGTTGGCCCGCCGCTCCCGGCCCACGGTGGTCGTGCGTTGCCCGCCGGCCGGCGCCGAGCAGAACGACCCGGGCCCGTGGGTCGGGTACACCGGCAGGTCGTCGGGCAGGGGGAGGATCCGCTCCTGGATGGACCTCCACAGGGCGCGGGCCAGGTCCTCGGTCTGCTCGGGAGCGATCAGGTCGGTGCGGGCGACGGCGTCGACCAGCAGGGACCCACCGGAGAAGAGGGCGACGGGCCGGCGCCCGTCCGACAACAGGTACGCCAGGTGCTCCGGTGTGTGGCCGGGCGTCGCCAGGGCGCGCAGGGTGAGCCCGCCCAGGTCGACCTCCTCCTCGTCCTCGAGGCCCCGCACGCCGTCCCGCCTCCCCGAGGCGACCGGCGCCAGGACCGCCGCACCGAGCGATCCCAGCTCGCCGGCGCCGGAGACGAAGTCGGCGTGCAGGTGCGTCTCCACCGCGTAGGCGATGTGGAGACCCCGCCGCTCCGCCTCCGCCAGGTACCGGCCGGGGTGGCGGAACGGGTCGACGGCGAGGGCCCTGCCGCCTCCCAGGTCGACGAGGTACGACGTGTTGCCGAGCCCCTCGTCGACGAACATGACCGGTTCGCTCATCGCCTTGGTCGCCTCTCGATCAGGGGCGGCGGGCGAGGAAGGCGTAGCCGTACACCTCGTAGGCACGCGCCTTGTCCTCGCCGCTGGCACCGCCGAAGGTGTCCGCCGGTGGACCGATCTGCACGTCGACGAAGCCGATCTCCTCGAGCATCGCCTGCCAGCCCGCACGGGGCAGCCCGCCGGCGATTCAGCCCGTCCACAGGTCTATGTCGCGCATGGCCTCCGTCGGGACGGGGCGGCCGTTGGCGATGTCGGCGAACTGGAGCCAGCCGCCGGGGTGAAGGACGCGCCGGATCTCCTCGAAGACGGCCTTCTTGTCGGCGCACAGGTTGATCACGCCGTTGGAGATCACGGCGTCGGCCCAGCCGTCCTCGACCGGCAGGTGCTCGGCCAGCCCTTCGCGGAACTCGACGTGGGGGTAGGCGAGGGCCTCGGCGGTGGAGCGGGACTTCTTCAGCATCTCGGGCGT
Proteins encoded:
- a CDS encoding DUF3892 domain-containing protein, with translation MVTHVLRDADGDITHLCQPGAPWTPRSRADAIDDIRSGVHRYVVRGAGGRRVPIHVVDDHGGYLRSGADAETANNLDDLPLLFPGEPPASCPIGWQPSVQTPVFYGVRDLGPAEGAPGPMRVFFPSLDGAVHSAPVLEGCGRYPLALLAHGNCAEVEHYRDWFELPAQLARSGCVVAVPELPHIAAGVGPFTEDHPDRLLLGEVMDWMHGGWQHADVLRAPAHTGVIGHSWGALLAGAFAADRNLAAYVSLSGVWSEWPSSPPSPLPSLDMPKLFTWGTGFGDVFSTIGDATWDSLPGTKHRAVFPDAGHWDVLPPSRTTCENQRGDCDLVWVLAMDLVAAFIGRYLPPESWVGYTSTIPRALAPVVLTPTDEQAFFVGGHLTGFGRLEGSAGCSVELGWTTPTGDGALGLP
- a CDS encoding site-specific integrase, giving the protein MPKASYPEPFVPSRFTCAVRRTTTELTTVDRATGERRTTTAPRWDVKGRANGIEYAKRFSRAGLAERWKRRLDEGFAAGLPFDLAAKQFVRPADTERVPPEPTRRAPTVLEVTEAFYRSHPEWEPNTKILAATALNRGRRWFLARGSELGGRDLCAVEDFLGSAAFRRDEAELTDRQAAGLEWLRRNSAAFADVTTADVEAFLARFAVNQRNGKKVSRTTMIRYAQPLRACWAWAVARADIPVERNPWLAVRPPRKVKGRSGRPSAGPGRLAVDEDIVLSVEQAVELADRCVTAGRWGEVVRCYVLVMALCGLRPSEAVGITWDDVELPDEGVGWLTVRRSRRRIAAHWLDADEDPEWGPLKDRDIADTRRVPIHPFLVTRLRQHREAIEGGPGSLVFHRGGRPFDLSVFSRDVWEPARAELFPARSDLPPDDPRQPKLSRLRRHDLRHAACSWWLRSGVDAMVCQRWSGHKSLSVFLDVYQGVAPGREAEGVRKLIDSFPP
- a CDS encoding radical SAM protein translates to MSEPVASEDAHRCINQSAAEVLSRWLTARSGLGHGVQRTHLPAGLRASALGNRLDRPPNLRDHSTMRVKMVLPALTEATSPLFRPIKYSLFPPLGLATLAGYLGDGVQVTIEDEHVERIDLDDEPDLVVIQAYITSARRSYEIADHYRRRGAHVAIGGLHPTSVPAEAGRHADTVFLGPGEDTWPQFLADLTAGRPAPRYQSSVRTLHGLPRVRRDLIKRHLYLVPNSIVVSRGCPHSCDFCYKDAFFEGGRSFYTQTVDDALAEIERLPGRHLYFLDDHLFGNPRFGRELFAAMTGMGRLWQAAGTVKSVLHPRLLERAVESGLRSLFVGFETISAANLIEHDKRQNLDRDYGAAIRRLHDLGVMVNASFVFGMDDDDPTVFDRTVEWAVDHGVETATFHILTPYPGTGTFQRMESQGRLLHRDWDRYDTRHAVFRPARMTPGQLEDGYGRAYRDFYRWRNIARGAATHGTWIGRGRHVAYAAGWKKFERVWDALIQAKRLTRARPALEGVLSGLGGVRPRHESNDAAPAESTLEGAQPVVLLPRRAANHNHRVATSSVFDG
- a CDS encoding 3' terminal RNA ribose 2'-O-methyltransferase Hen1, which gives rise to MLLTLSTTHEPASDLGFLLHKNPGRVHAVEMPFGTATVVYPEATAQRCTAALLVDVDPVDLVRSRKGPKGNEPSLAHYVNDRPYAASSFLSVAMNKVFGTALSGRSKERPELAEAALPFTLHMPVVPCRGGESVLRRLFEPLGYTIEARSIPLDVTFPEWGDSHYLDVTLATTSRLRDVLEHVFVLLPVLDDDKHYWVGPDEVDKLLRRGGSWLPSHPERELVAGRYLRHDRRLTLDALQRLLADEPVDPDELQATHDTEEEQVEKPLSLNEQRLNAVIDQIKAARARRVVDLGCGSGKLVQRILRDTNVEHVLGVDVSHRALEGAARRLHLDTMAPRQRQRVELVQGALTYRDRRLQGYDVATVVEVVEHLDRPRLGAFERALFAHAQPATVVVTTPNIEYNPRFGTLPAGSLRHRDHRFEWTRAELAAWVDDVAERFGYSVTINGIGPDDPEVGAPTQMAVFKR